GGAAGGGGTTATCTTCGTATTTGACTGCCTGAAGTTATGTCTGTCTCTTTGTCTTGCTTGTTCAGAATCTGAAATGCTATTAAGAAAGTTTTCATAATCCTGCCTTAACTTTTCTACCTTGCTGTCTTCTACATCACTTAAGTCAAAGTTTAGGATTTCTTCTATTTTCTCTTTATCCCTATCTTTCTTATCACCATTTTTACCTCTATTACCAATATTATCCTGAAAAATCCTGTACCTTATAGCCTCAAGCAGTATATCTTCTGTATTCATTTAATTTCCTCCTTTCTTGTGAGCAGCAATGCAACTTCCAGTGCGCAGGCAAGCAGTCTTGCTTTTTTGCTGTTTAATGCTTTATGCCTCACATCTCTCCACAAATTACTTTTAACATTATTTTTCTTTTCAACCATGTTCATGACATAGTTTATATAGACCACATTATAGTAGCTCTTACCTTTTCTATTCCTTTCAGACCCCTTTAAAACATTATAAATGTCTTGGATACTTCCTTTAGAATAGTCTGTTGCCACATAACTGTCGTTAAGGTCAGCACCTGCAAGCAGATTGTTTAGATAGGCTATAACGCTGTCTTTGTTTAAGTAAAAATCGTTCCATGAAAATACATTATTGAAGATTGAAATAGAATTTTTACTCTCATTTTCTTTTGCTCTTCTTTCCGCACCTTCAGATATTTCAGCCAGCTTATATATGGGTACATCAGGGTCTGCTAAAACTATACCCCCTGATATGTTTAAACCATTGTGAAAACCTGTGTATTTTTTAAACTCATCATAGGTAATAATGGCTGCATCTATAACATCATCCCATGTCCCTATGAGGAACAGATCGTCACCACCTGCATAAACCAGGTTAACGTCCATAGGTCTGCCTTTGAGTATATCTATACGCCCCGACCTAACTTTTAGCTTATCAGGTAGCCTCTCGCAGAAAAATATACTAAGCCTTTCTGATAGCTCCGCATAAGATATCAGATCCACGGGGGTCGTACTGAAAATATTTCCGAGATTATCTACATCTGCTCTAAAAACCCCAATCCTCTTATCACCGATGGCTTTTCCTGCCAGGTTATCTATGCTATCTTCCGTACTGAAACTACCATTGAAAACATATATACACCCTGTATTCTCTACATCAAAACTGTGGGTAAATTCATCCTTTGGTATGTTAAATATAAACTTATGGTTATAAGATTCAACAGGTAGGCCAGGCCCACTATAAAGCTTATCAGCTATTTTAAACCCATGAGCACAATCTATAACACGCCCAAGCTCCATTATATTATCGCAAAATTTACATACTTTTACCTCCATACCTGTAATGTCTTCTTCCTTAAATAAACCATGACAAACGGGACACTCTACCAATCTAGCTCCATCACCACGTAATACTTTGACCCCGTCAAATATGTCATCAATCTGGTCAAGCCACTTCCTTGATTTCACACCATTCAGCTTATCTGCCAATGTCATCAGATAGTCCTTTGTATCCCCTTTAAGGTCATTTGCTGATACATTTAAAGTCGCCGCCGATACAAACAACGTACCCCCGAATCTGTCAAAAATAAATCTATTTAAGCTTGAAACCTCTTTATCTATAGTTTCTTTTATTTCATCTCTATTAGGAAGGAGCAAAATACCACCGCCACCAGCATTGATAACTATATTTGTTCGTGGCAGGTTGAACTTCGTAAGCAGGCTGTAAAACAAATCCTCAAGTAGAAGCTCAAGGTAAAATGATTTGGCCCTTATCGTCTTGAGAGCTCCTTTTGAAGAAACAGTATAGATGGTATCCTGAATTCCAGAGTAATCTACTTGCAAGAGAAGATATCTCTTTTCATCATCTTTCAGTGCACCATATATGAGCTTGTCTGATAAATGCTCTGAAAAATAATACATATCACACATAGCCAGTGCAGTTATAAACTTTGAGTGAAAATAAAATGATTTTCTCAGATCAGTATGATTCAGCTGAGGCAGGTTAAGAGTATATCGCCTCAATAGATTTAAAAGATATGTGCTATCCTTTGATTTAACCTCTCTACTTAAGCTGCTGGCAATATCAAAGAGGCTCTCACCATTACCTGCTGGTTCATCTACAAGAACAGCATTATAAGATGGTTCACTATAATATTGTCTTTCGGCCTTCCCATTTACTAACGTACATACTGACATAAGGTTGACATCGCCAAAAGTCTCATCCTCTTTATGTCTCCTATTAAATACTTTCTCACCATTATTAACAAAACCTGCCAGGTTTCTTATAAATATGTCTGGTGCTTTATCCGGATCCTCATGAAACAATATGATATTTGATATATCTTCATCATTAAAAATCTTTCTTGCCCATAAAGATCCACTTTCCGCATGGCCGATCTTCTTAAATTCAGGAATTAAAGACACAATACCTCCAATGTCATGGAAGAGAGAAGCAGTATAAAGTTTCTCTTGCGCACTGTTCAAGCAATCGCCCCCTTACAGGTTTATTACTATAAACTGGAAATCATTATCCAATTGTTTAAAATCTACCTCCTCCAGCCTGCAAAACTCATTTAATATTTTAAAGACAAGATCATTAAACTTGACATACTCCGTCTCAGAAAGTATGCTGTACCCATGTGCATATACAGAGCTATTTCTGAGCTGAGATATATTAAACAGATTGCCTATGCTCAACTGCAGGCATAGCTCATCTCCAATTGCCTTTAATAAGATATAATCATTGAGCAACGATAGGTTCTCCGGCAGGACATTTATTTTTTTCATTCCCTTTTCCAATACTGAATTCATCTTCTTTAAAACTTCTTCGTTTGGTATGTCTAGTTTGCTGTAATCAGGCCTAGCCGTATCTATATCATACCTTGCAAGCCTTATCTGCCCTATCAGCTCAAGAACCCTGTAAAGTAACAATATCGATGTGTCATATTTCCTTTCTCTGGCCCTTCTTGCAGCATTCTCATATATTGTAAACAGCAGTGACAAATATTTATCTTTATCCTTCAAGACTGAGAAAACATTTTTATCATTTTTAAAATCCCTTAAAGGACTTATCAGTAGATATTGTTTTTTTAATGCCTCATAATACTGCAGTGCTTTCAGATTACCTTCAACCGGCCTCCACGAGTCCATGAGATCAAGCAGATCTTTTAATTTTACCACAGCCTCATTGAAATTAAGATTATCCCATGCCCTGTAAATATTTGAAAGAATTTTCATAAAAGTATAGTTTCTGTCCGCAGCTTTCAATTCCAGTTCATAAAAAATATCGAATGCAGAAGCAAACTCATTGTTATTAAAAAGGCTAAGTGCCTTGTCTTTCTCCAGGTCACCTAAAACATCATAGGGATTTTTAACAAACTCAAGTCTCTCGGTACCCGGTTCTGGCTTTCTCATTTTGCTATTGTATGTACTCGCAACATATACAAGGTCCATCTTAAAATATGCCCCTGCCATCGCTATGCCTGCAGACATCGCCTTTGTCCCACCCGTAAAATCAATAGCGGCATTTTTGGGGCTCTTCCATCTATCAACATAGATTTTTTTTATTGCACGATATATATCCACAGGGTCATCCTTGCTTATCTCCTCCACAACAAACTGAGACGGCATCAAACCCGTTTCCTTTACTACAACATCAAGGTTCTTAAGTGAATCAGGAGTATACAAAAACAATACTTTTTTGGGTTTCAAGGCCAGGATAGTCAAAACCAAAGGTTCATAGGAAAAGCCAAGAGACAGAATTAGATAATCATAATTGCTGCATCTGTTACTCCATTCATTTATAAATTTTTTCTTAACAAGAGGAAATATCTCCGTGGAGTAAAAATCTTCTGCCTCATTGGCTGGCATGTTCTCCCATTGGTTCCTTAATTGTTTTAAGGCTTCATCAAAACCAGTATTTTCATACATAAAATTCGTCATCCCCTTCCTCATACCTCATGTACAAAAAGTAATGACCGGCTGTCATGTATAGATTTAACTAAACATGTCTATTTAAGTTTCTTCCGAATTTCCCACCTCTTGAGCTCCTTGATAAATAACTTCTATTTCAGTTATAGCCTTATCTAAAAATCCCTTAAAGCTATTATATTTATTAAAAGTTGGTCTCCAGCCAGCATGGTTAATATCATTTCTCATATTGGCAATATTATAAATCTCCTCTGCAAGTTTTGATATTGCACTATCTTGCAATATTTCACCAACAAGCGATTTAGCTTGATCGTCCTCGGGGGTTTGAGATGTTTCTAAATTATTATTATTTTTTAATTTTTGTACAGTTATCCCATTAATCATCTTACTAATTTCTTCTCTGCCATGAACATCGCATTTGTCAACACCAATCCTGTCACACAAAAATGTTAATATACCCTCTTCCAGTATAGTCAAACCCTGCTGAATTAAATTATGTCCATTACACCATCTGACAACCTCTATCGTATTTTTAAATTCATCATCCTGTGAAAAGTTTTTAAATAAATCACTCAATATTTTAAAGAGTGGAGTCATTGGCTTTACATATGATTTTTCGGTTACTTCTATAGCCCTTTCTAACGAATCAGCTAAAGAAAGAGCAGACTCAGAAAGCAATGGCCCCCTGCATGTAGCTATATTATCAGTAAATTCTTTTAATTTTTTGCCCATATTCTCCAATACATTTTTATCCTCAACTTTTCCTTTAACCTACATTTCCTTTCTGCCCTCATTAATAAGGTCAACTATAACTTTTGTATTTACCAGTTCCCAAAAAAGTAAAAAGTTTTACACTCACTTTGCATCACCTTCAGTAAATTCTATTTTAATACAATATTCTACAAAGATTTATAAATTCCTCTTAAAAAACTATTATTTTTAATAATTTTTCCAGACATAGATTTTAAAAATACATTGTACCGCTATATTCATTTCAATTCTGAAAACCTGTAAACTGTACATTTTCCAGCTTCAATCTATTGAAATAGCCATTCAAACGGTTTAACTTCCAACATCATCGCAGGTTCACAAATATGTGATGCATTGCTACTAAGTCCTTAGTCCATAAAAAAGAGTTGATTTACAACTATATTGACCCCTTATTATCATCGAATCTTGACCCCTCAAAATAAAAAACATGCACTCTCCTTATCACAATATAGGGGATGGACCTTTTCTTGCCAATAGAAAGGCACCATAAGCCTACAGTGGAACTTCAGGAATTTTGCAAACGCCAGGGTATATTACACGAGCGAATACCCGTGAAATCATCGGAAAGAAATCCTAATATAGAGCGATTTTTCAGAACATTGAAGGAGGAGTTTGTCAATCTAAATAAGTTTGATGGGTATAGCTCGTTTATAAGAGGACTTGATAAGTTTATAATGGATTACAATACTATAAAGCCCCATCAAACACTGGGACATATGACGCCAAACAAATTCTACAAAGAAATTTTAAGAAATAATGCGAGTCGAAGAGTATTAGTCGTTTAAGTCCAAATAATCGTGGACCAGTACAGTCCGATTTGAACTCCAGATATGGAACTCTAATATTACACACATTTTATATTTCAATTCTACAATGGTCCGATTTAAACTACACGCCCGTCCGAGTGAACTATTAAATATTCCAAAATTTCAATTCTACAATGGTCCGATTTAAACCCTTGCCGATTCGCATAATCTCTTTGTACTGCTAATGATTTCAATTCTACAATGGTCCGATTTAAACCCTATACAGGTACTCATCAATACCATAGGCTTCTTCGTAACCCATTTCAATTCTACAATGGTCCGATTTAAACCTCTAAAATTTCATCGTCCATACAATAACCTGTTAATATTTCAATTCTACAATGGTCCGATTTAAACACAAATCCAATCATAATGAATAGTGTCAATGATATTCATTTCAATTCTACAATGGTCCGATTTAAACAAAACTTTTTCAATTAGTTCCACCTCCTTTCAATTCATTTCAATTCTACAATGGTCCGATTTAAACATAAAAGGCTTGTATCCCGCTCAGTTCCCATTTAAATATTTCAATTCTACAATGGTCCGATTTAAACTGAAATTTTACGATTATTCATTAAACCAGTATGACTAATTTCAATTCTACAATGGTCCGATTTAAACTCTTAAGGAGGGATATATTTTGTTAGACGAAGTAAAATTTCAATTCTACAATGGTCCGATTTAAACAAGTAAATGAGCGTATTGATAAACTTATTGATACTATATTTCAATTCTACAATGGTCCGATTTAAACGAAATTTTTGAACAAATACCAGCTTAATGATATGGATTTCAATTCTACAATGGTCCGATTTAAACTAAGCTCAAGCCTGCTTGTCTTCTCCATCTCCAAATCAATTTCAATTCTACAATGGTCCGATTTAAACACCTTTGGAATATCAAATACTAATGGTGTAGCTGATTTCAATTCTACAATGGTCCGATTTAAACAAATGCTATCAATGTTTTTTTATTGTCATCATCCCATATTTCAATTCTACAATGGTCCGATTTAAACCCATTCAATACTGAGAAATCGTTTAAATATAATTTTATATTTCAATTCTACAATGGTCCGATTTAAACAATTTCCAATTAAATTATCTGAATTACAACTAAATTCATTTCAATTCTACAATGGTCCGATTTAAACAAGTACAGACAAAGCAGAACCGCCTGATTGCTATAAAATTTCAATTCTACAATGGTCCGATTTAAACCCAGGAAACCCAGGTTCCTGGTGGATGACGTTCCTGCATTTCAATTCTACAATGGTCCGATTTAAACACCTTTGGAATATCAAATACTAATGGTGTAGCTGATTTCAATTCTACAATGGTCCGATTTAAACAGGTTGTGGGGAGAAAGGAGGGGCAATAAGGACCTGATTTCAATTCTACAATGGTCCGATTTAAACCAGCAGGCAGGGGGAATAACTCTTCCTGGTCAATGAATTTCAATTCTACAATGGTCCGATTTAAACGCTGGCAATATTTTGAATTCTACACTGGTCCGATTGAATTTCAATTCTACAATGGTCCGATTTAAACAAAACTTTTTCAATTAGTTCCACCTCCTTTCAATTCATTTCAATTCTACAATGGTCCGATTTAAACAGTTACTGAGGGGCATATAGCAGATGGAGATCTTTAATTTCAATTCTACAATGGTCCGATTTAAACGGATGCTGTAATGGCAAGAGTAGGGGTAGATTTAGCATTTCAATTCTACAATGGTCCGATTTAAACTGGATCTTCTTCTAAAGCTCTGACTTCATTAGGTGTTTTAATGCCATTTATTTCAATTCTACAATGGTCCGATTTAAACAAGTAAATGAGCGTATTGATAAACTTATTGATACTATATTTCAATTCTACAATGGTCCGATTTAAACTATAAAAAGGCACGTATCTAAAACTTTTCATATTTTATTTCAATTCTACAATGGTCCGATTTAAACGAAACTTTCTTTAAATGTTTCAGCTATCTCTGATACATTTCAATTCTACAATGGTCCGATTTAAACTATTTAGATACAGATTTAAATAACATTAAAGTTTAATTTCAATTCTACAATGGTCCGATTTAAACAAGGCAGAGCACTAAAGCCCTGCTTTTGTTTAGTTTATTTCAATTCTACAATGGTCCGATTTAAACTTTTTTCCTTTCAGGTATAATATGACTATTATGCCTATTTCAATTCTACAATGGTCCGATTTAAACTGGAGACCACTTTCTGGTCTCCCTCTGGAGAAAGTAATTTCAATTCTACAATGGTCCGATTTAAACCAGGACTGCCGTCCACCAGGAACCGAGGCTTCCTGGATTTCAATTCTACAATGGTCCGATTTAAACTATAGTGCTGTGTAGATGGCACGTTATACTAAACTGATTTCAATTCTACAATGGTCCGATTTAAACAAGGCTGCAGGACCTCAGAACTGCGCCTGCTATCAAATTTCAATTCTACAATGGTCCGATTTAAACTCCTGCAGCTCCTCGTCAGTGAGCTGCAGCTGGTTGAATTTCAATTCTACAATGGTCCGATTTAAACCTATCACCTTACTGCCTTTATTAGTTTCTTCCAAAGAATTTCAATTCTACAATGGTCCGATTTAAACTTCGCTGGCAACATGCTCCTTGCCGAGGGCGTAACGGATTTCAATTCTACAATGGTCCGATTTAAACAAATGGAAGAAAATCATCGTCATTTATTAATACTTTATTTCAATTCTACAATGGTCCGATTTAAACCAGAGCCTTTCTCAGACCTAAGACTAAATATGATGTTACATTTCAATTCTACAATGGTCCGATTTAAACCAAGCAGCAGGGTACCTGCTCGCCAGGCGAAAAAATATTTCAATTCTACAATGGTCCGATTTAAACCAGTTTACGACCTTTTAAAGCCGTCTTGCCAGTTTTATTTCAATTCTACAATGGTCCGATTTAAACCATATTGGATAGGCATGCCGGAGTACTAAATCTTCCCATTTCAATTCTACAATGGTCCGATTTAAACCACGCCAAATTTAAAAATTTTGTGCGTTCGCATAAGATTTCAATTCTACAATGGTCCGATTTAAACAATTGACGATGGCAACAAGTATAGGGTGAGAATTCAAATTTCAATTCTACAATGGTCCGATTTAAACTCATATTTACAACTTTCAATAAGCTTTTTTAGCTTATATTTCAATTCTACAATGGTCCGATTTAAACGAGAGCAGTTAGGTTGGGACCTCGCCAACCTAACTGTATTTCAATTCTACAATGGTCCGATTTAAACAAAATATAATAAAAATCTTCCTGTAGAAATGCTCATATTTCAATTCTACAATGGTCCGATTTAAACTGCTGCCCACTTGTGCTCCACTTTCATCGTACAGGTATTTCAATTCTACAATGGTCCGATTTAAACAAGCTCTTTGCCAAGAGCTTGGTAGTTGCAGTTGCACATTTCAATTCTACAATGGTCCGATTTAAACGGGGAAAAGTACCCTGAGGCGTTCAGGTTTCTCTTATTTCAATTCTACAATGGTCCGATTTAAACGTGTTCGCCACGGGGCGTCGTGGCGGACGCCTAGGGATTTCAATTCTACAATGGTCCGATTTAAACCATTCCCTGCACGTATCGAAGTGCAGGAGATGACGACATTTCAATTCTACAATGGTCCGATTTAAACAGGGAGAAAAAATGTTTGAAAAAGAAAAGCTATTAAGATTTCAATTCTACAATGGTCCGATTTAAACCCAGGCGATTCTATTATAGTCGCCCAGCTTATGGGTATTTCAATTCTACAATGGTCCGATTTAAACAGACTGCCTAAACAAGAAATTTGTCACTACAACCCCAATTTCAATTCTACAATGGTCCGATTTAAACGGGGCGAAAATACCGCAGCAAAAAAGGAGGGTAAAAATTTCAATTCTACAATGGTCCGATTTAAACCGACCAGCTTTCGGGGCTGTTTAGGTCCCGAAGGCCTATTTCAATTCCACAATGGTCCGATTTAAACAATATGTGAGTGTTTGGTCACCACCAATATAATTTATATTTCAATTCTACAATGGTCCGATTTAAACCATATCGTTTATTTTTTTGCTTGTATTTTTTCATGTCATTTCAATTCTACAATGGTCCGATTTAAACGTACGCTATGCCTGGGAAGGAAACAGAAGAATTGGCATTTCAATTCTACAATGGTCCGATTTAAACAGGGACAGTGACAGTATATGAGAAGGCAGTAAAAAGTAATTTCAATTCTACAATGGTCCGATTTAAACTGCCCGACCGGTGCTCGCAACCATGCCATAATTATGAATTTCAATTCTACAATGGTCCGATTTAAACCAGGGCGAAGATTAATTCATGGGAGGGAGGTTTGCAATTTCAATTCTACAATGGTCCGATTTAAACATCTGCCGTACAACTTGGTACGGCAGATAGAAGGTGATTTCAATTCTACAATGGTCCGATTTAAACCACGCCTATGCAGCCCGGCGATGAGGCACTTGTAGTAATTTCAATTCTACAATGGTCCGATTTAAACCGCAAAAAAGGAGGTATAAAATGATTAAGATAAAGGTATTTCAATTCTACAATGGTCCGATTTAAACTGTGACAGGGTTTTCGGGCAGTTTCATACCCTCACGCATTTCAATTCTACAATGGTCCGATTTAAACTTGCTCGGCGCTTTCTAAAACGCCAGGCTAGTATCTCATTTCAATTCTACAATGGTCCGATTTAAACGCTCTTCCCCCGGCATCAGCCGGGCGGAGGGTGAACATTTCAATTCTACAATGGTCCGATTTAAACCAAAATGTTATTTATTCGTTTGACAGAGGAAAATGCATTTCAATTCTACAATGGTCCGATTTAAACGGAATAAAAAAATGGTTGAAAAAGAAAAGCTATTAAGATTTCAATTCTACAATGGTCCGATTTAAACTTGCGAAGGTGAGGTCTATTTTGAGGAGAGTTTTCTATTTCAATTCTACAATGGTCCGATTTAAACTGGGCAGCAAGCCCACAAGTTTAAAAAAGTTAATAAATTTCAATTCTACAATGGTCCGATTTAAACCGTAGCCGATATGCCTAATAAAAAAATAAGGAGGAAAATTTCAATTCTACAATGGTCCGATTTAAACCAATACCTTTGGTACAAAAAAATAAAAATTTTTTTAAATTTCAATTCTACAATGGTCCGATTTAAACATTGAGGGTCATGCGTGAAAAGTATGGCTGGAATGTATTTCAATTCTACAATGGTCCGATTTAAACAAATAATGGATGAGTTCAAACATTTATTTAGTGAAGAATTTCAATTCTACAATGGTCCGATTTAAACTAAAGGTACTTATGATGAGGTCGTGTACTGGCAAGAATTTCAATTCTACAATGGTCCGATTTAAACCCGGAGGAAATACAAGCGATGCTTGACTATTGTTATCCGATTTCAATTCTACAATGGTCCGATTTAAACAGAGCAGTGATAATGGGCAGGATGTATGAGAGGGAGAATTTCAATTCTACAATGGTCCGATTTAAACTTGCCATGCCACCTACCATTAACCGTTTTTGTATATAATTTCAATTCTACAATGGTCCGATTTAAACGTTTAGGCCCCGAAGGCCTGGATTTCTTCAATCTCCGATTTCAATTCTACAATGGTCCGATTTAAACTACGTAGAAGAAAGGCTATTGCAGGCACTTGAGAAAATTTCAATTCTACAATGGTCCGATTTAAACTATAAATGGGTAAAATAATACAATTTCCAGCGGGAAAATTTCAATTCTACAATGGTCCGATTTAAACGGTCCTGGGCAGATTATATTATACCATAAGGAGGTTATTTCAATTCTACAATGGTCCGATTTAAACCAGCCAGGGTTTCATAGCTATGAAATCCTGGCA
The DNA window shown above is from Calorimonas adulescens and carries:
- a CDS encoding integrase core domain-containing protein; amino-acid sequence: MPIERHHKPTVELQEFCKRQGILHERIPVKSSERNPNIERFFRTLKEEFVNLNKFDGYSSFIRGLDKFIMDYNTIKPHQTLGHMTPNKFYKEILRNNASRRVLVV
- the cas10 gene encoding type III-A CRISPR-associated protein Cas10/Csm1, translating into MNSAQEKLYTASLFHDIGGIVSLIPEFKKIGHAESGSLWARKIFNDEDISNIILFHEDPDKAPDIFIRNLAGFVNNGEKVFNRRHKEDETFGDVNLMSVCTLVNGKAERQYYSEPSYNAVLVDEPAGNGESLFDIASSLSREVKSKDSTYLLNLLRRYTLNLPQLNHTDLRKSFYFHSKFITALAMCDMYYFSEHLSDKLIYGALKDDEKRYLLLQVDYSGIQDTIYTVSSKGALKTIRAKSFYLELLLEDLFYSLLTKFNLPRTNIVINAGGGGILLLPNRDEIKETIDKEVSSLNRFIFDRFGGTLFVSAATLNVSANDLKGDTKDYLMTLADKLNGVKSRKWLDQIDDIFDGVKVLRGDGARLVECPVCHGLFKEEDITGMEVKVCKFCDNIMELGRVIDCAHGFKIADKLYSGPGLPVESYNHKFIFNIPKDEFTHSFDVENTGCIYVFNGSFSTEDSIDNLAGKAIGDKRIGVFRADVDNLGNIFSTTPVDLISYAELSERLSIFFCERLPDKLKVRSGRIDILKGRPMDVNLVYAGGDDLFLIGTWDDVIDAAIITYDEFKKYTGFHNGLNISGGIVLADPDVPIYKLAEISEGAERRAKENESKNSISIFNNVFSWNDFYLNKDSVIAYLNNLLAGADLNDSYVATDYSKGSIQDIYNVLKGSERNRKGKSYYNVVYINYVMNMVEKKNNVKSNLWRDVRHKALNSKKARLLACALEVALLLTRKEEIK
- a CDS encoding TIGR02710 family CRISPR-associated CARF protein; protein product: MYENTGFDEALKQLRNQWENMPANEAEDFYSTEIFPLVKKKFINEWSNRCSNYDYLILSLGFSYEPLVLTILALKPKKVLFLYTPDSLKNLDVVVKETGLMPSQFVVEEISKDDPVDIYRAIKKIYVDRWKSPKNAAIDFTGGTKAMSAGIAMAGAYFKMDLVYVASTYNSKMRKPEPGTERLEFVKNPYDVLGDLEKDKALSLFNNNEFASAFDIFYELELKAADRNYTFMKILSNIYRAWDNLNFNEAVVKLKDLLDLMDSWRPVEGNLKALQYYEALKKQYLLISPLRDFKNDKNVFSVLKDKDKYLSLLFTIYENAARRARERKYDTSILLLYRVLELIGQIRLARYDIDTARPDYSKLDIPNEEVLKKMNSVLEKGMKKINVLPENLSLLNDYILLKAIGDELCLQLSIGNLFNISQLRNSSVYAHGYSILSETEYVKFNDLVFKILNEFCRLEEVDFKQLDNDFQFIVINL
- a CDS encoding TM1812 family CRISPR-associated protein, which gives rise to MENMGKKLKEFTDNIATCRGPLLSESALSLADSLERAIEVTEKSYVKPMTPLFKILSDLFKNFSQDDEFKNTIEVVRWCNGHNLIQQGLTILEEGILTFLCDRIGVDKCDVHGREEISKMINGITVQKLKNNNNLETSQTPEDDQAKSLVGEILQDSAISKLAEEIYNIANMRNDINHAGWRPTFNKYNSFKGFLDKAITEIEVIYQGAQEVGNSEET